A region of the Conyzicola lurida genome:
TCGGGTTCGGCCTGCGTGCAGCCGGTCAGGGCAACGACGCCGACGAGCACCGCGGCGACGAGCACGCGCGGCCGGCGCGGGATCCAGCAGCGCACCGCGTCGCGATAGCGGCGGAACTCGTCGCCGAACCGCTTCTCGAGATCAGCTTCCTCGTGGGGCCGCACGGCGTAGTTCCAGAGCACCGAGCCGATCAGCGCGTAGACGACGACCAGCCACGACGACAGCATCAGGCCGACCGCGGCGCCCTGCACGATGCCGGCGACCGCCATCGGGTTGCGCACCCAGCGGTACGGACCGGCGATCACCAGCGCGGTGGGCATCGCCGCGGGCAGCGGGGTGCCCTTGCCGAGGGTCGACATCGTGATCGCCGCCCAGATTCCGAGCGCCGAGGCGAGGGTCAGGATGACGCCGCCGACGACTCCCACGAACCATGGCGCATCGGACCCGACGCCCCAGCGCTGCTCGAGGAACGAGATCAGCAGGGGCACGACGACCAGGAAGAATCCCCAGAACACCACGATCTGCCCGAACGTCGCGGCGACGTGCAGGAGGTCGCGACTTCGCGGCATCGCCGGGCGGAACGCGAAGGGGCCGGCGATGACCCACTCGGTCGGGATGCGCCCGAGCACGACGAGGCCGAGCGCGACCACGGATCCGCCGGCCGCGGCCACCATGACGACGACGCCCCAGCCCGCCTCGCCCGTGACGGTGGCGAAGCCCGCGAGCCCGACCGCGACGAGCAGCGTCCACGCCGCTGCGACCCAGGCCGCGGGCTTCACCCCGGCCGCGGCGAGCGCGGAGGCGACGACGAACAGCGGGATGTCGAGCACGGCGAGCGCGACCGGGTCGAGACTGCCGAGCGTCGCCTCACGCACGAACGGCGAGAGCGCGACCGCGATCCACCACGCGGCGCCGGCCACAGCCTGAAGCGCGAAGTAGACGCGCCCCCAGATCATGCCCGAACACTAGCACCGGCTCTCACTCGTTCCGCGAAGATTCCACTGTCGCAACTCAGGCAGAAAGTGCGGGGCGGATGTCGCGGCCGCGAGAATCCGCCACCACGCGGCATCCGCCCTCGAACCTGCCTGAGTCGCGACCGGCAGGCCGAGCGGGAAACGAGCGAGCGCCTAGCCAAGGTCGCGCCGCCGCACCAGATTCATCATCACCTGCGTCATCACGACCTCGCCGCGCTGGTTGCTGAGCTCGATGCGGGTGTGCAGGAGTCCGCGGTCGGGTTTCGACGCCGACGGCCGCGCGGCCACGACGGTGAAGCGCGCGGTGAGCTCGTCGCCGGCCCGCACCGGCAGCGGGAATCGCAGTTCGTCGACGCCCGGCGAGCCGAGGCTCGTGCGCTCGTTGAGGAAGTTGTCGACCATGAGCTTCATCATGACCGCGGTGGTGTGCCAGCCGCTCGCGATGAGCCCGCCGAACGGCCCCGACCGCGCCGCCTCCGCGTCTGTGTGCATCGCGTGCGGGTCGAACGCCGTGGCGAACGCGACGATCTCCGCGTCGCTCACCCGGGCCGGACCGAACTCGGCGACGAGACCCACGGGGTAGTCCTCGAAGTGCCGTTCGTGCAGCGGCGGCAGGAAGTCGGTGGTCATGCGCGGGCGGCCTCTCGTCCGACGGCGGGGTGCCGTCCGGCTGCTCGATGCTACCGGCCCCGTGGATCAGCCGCGCTCGTACGCCTCACGCAGCCAGCCGAGCAGTTCGTCGTCGATCTCGTCGACCGCCGTCACGTTCACCCGGTGCGAGCACATGGCGTTGCCGGCGAGCAACCGGTCGGTGACCGGCTCCCCCTTCAGCTGCAGTCCCAGCTGCACCCGCACGGCGCTCGGCGCCTCGATCAGCGCGAACTGCTTCGACCGGCGCAGCGACACCCCGGTCTTCTTGGGCACGATCTCGACGTCGTCGCCGAGCTCCATGGCCGCGGCGACCAGCCTCTCGTAGACCGGGCGCAGAGCGCCCTTCGCCCCGTCGTACTGCGCGGCCACGAGGTCGTCCTCGGTGACGGAGGCGTCGCGGTTGCGGAAGGCGAGCGCGATCCCGTTGGCAAAACCGTGCGTCAGTCCGTGCTCGGTCTTCAGCCAGTTCAGGATGTCGCGGTGCGAGGTCAACCCGCTCGCCTCGACGACACCGATCCACTCGGGCATCGCGCGCCCGGTCTTCTCCTTCAGAAAAGTGAATGGGTCACTCATGACTCGATTGTGGCCCGGGGTGACCCTCGTCGAAAGCCCTACTCGTGCAGCAGCGTGCGCAGCTCGGCGATGCGGCCGTCGCGCACGGTGATCAGGTCGATGCCGCGGGCGACCGGGCTGCCGCTCGGGCCGAAGGTCCAGGCGAGCGCTCCCGCGTCCGCGCCGGTGTAGGCGATGCCGTCGTCGGCGAACTCGAACTCGGCGGGCGCCCCGTCGAGCAGCGCGGCGGCCTTCGCCTCGACCGCGTCCCAGCCGGTCACCGATTCTTCGGGATCGGTGAAGACGACGTCGTCCGTGTAGATCGTCTCGATCGCCCGCCGGCGGGCGGCGGCGTCACGGTTGCCGAAGACGTCGTGCAGGTTCGAGGCGAGTAGTTCGAGCGGGCTGGGCATGGCGGTCTCCTGACGTGGCGGGTGGGAAGGGCGGGCATGAGGTGGAATCAAATCTAGACCGCCTCTCGACATGTTCACGCTGTCTACATAAACTGTTCGGCACCGGTCCGCCACTGTCGCAGCGCCTGTCGGTTCCGGCGATATCCGTTCGATCTCGGCCTGACAGCGAGTGCGCGCCGACCGGAGAGTGCCCATGGCTGACACCGACGAGACACCCGCCGCCGCGGCATCCGCCCCTGTCTACGAGCCGCCGACCGGCGGCGGACGCACTTTCGCCCAGATCCTCGTCAACACGGCCGTCGCGAACGTGACGACGAGCTTTCTCTGGTTCGCGCTGACGTTCTGGGTGTACCTCGAGACGCGCTCGGTTCTCGCGACCGGCATCATCGGCGGCGCGTACATGCTGCTCGTCGCTGTCTGCTCGATGGCTTTCGGCACGATCGTCGACCGGCACCGCAAGCACCAGGTGATGGTGTTCGCCGGCGCCGTCACGCTGGTCTCGTTCGCGATCAGCTTCGGGCTGTACACGGCGTTCCCCGAGAGCGTGCTGCTCGATCTGGGCGGACCGATGTTCTGGTTGTTCAGCGGCGTGATCCTTTTCGGCGCCGTCGTGGAGAACATGCGCAACATCGCGCTGTCGACCACGGTCACCCTGCTGATCCCGGTCGACCGGCACGCGAACGCCAACGGCCTCGTCGGCACGGTGCAGGGGCTCGCGTTTATGGTGACGAGCGTGTTCAGCGGGCTCGCGATCGGCCTGCTCGGCATGGGCTGGACGCTGATCATCGCGATCGCCCTCTCGGCCGCGGCCCTCGTGCACCTGCTGTTCCTCCGCGTTCCCGAGGAGCGGCCGCATCAGGACGGCGAGCGCCAGCCGCTCATCGACCTGCGCGGCAGCATCACGGCGGTGCGTGCGGCGACCGGGCTCTTCGCGCTCATCATCTTCTCTACGTTCAACAACCTCATCGGTGGCGTCTACATGGCGCTGATGGACCCGTACGGGCTCGAGCTGTTCCCCGTTGAGTGGTGGGGCGTCATCCTCGGTATCACGTCAACCGGGTTCATCATCGGCGGCCTTCTGGTCGCGAAATTCGGTCTCGGGCGCAATCCGATCCGCACCATGCTGATGCTCGTCATCCTCATGGGCGTTCTCGGGGCACTGTTCACGATCCGTGAGTGGTGGTGGCTCTACGCCGCGGGCATCTGGCTCTACATGACACTGATCCCGGCGGTCGAGGCGTCAGAGCAGACCGTCATCCAGAAGGTCGTCCCCTTCCGCACGCAGGGCCGGGTGTTCGGTTTCGCGGCGGCGTTCGAGTCCGCCGCGGCACCCGTGACGGCGTTCCTGATCGCGCCGATCGCGGAGTTCCTGATCATCCCTTTCATGAACTCCGACGACGGTCGTTCCAGCCTCGGCTGGCTGCTCGGCGACGGACAGGCCCGCGGCATCGCCCTGGTCTTCCTCGTCGCGGGCATCGTCATGGTGCTCGCCGCGGTCGGGGCGTTCTTCACCAGGTCGTACCGCATCATTTCGGCCCAGTACCTGGGTCAGGATGACGCGGCCGATGCCGTCGGACCGACCGTGGATGCCGGACAGGACGCCACGCATTGACCCGGCGGATCGGGGCTCGAAGACGGCGCACCTCTACCGGCAATCATTCGCGCGCCCGTGCGATTGCACAATCCTCTCGGCGCGCCCGGCGCGAGGCATAGTGTGAGTTCATGTCGACGACGGAGCGCGAAACACGACTGGCGGCGATGTTCGTAACCCTCGCCGACGTGGCCGATTCAGACGCCGGAATCGTGGAAGTGCTCCACGAGCTGTCTCTGGCCACGCTCACCATTCCTGCCGTCGGCGACACCGGCATCCTGCTCGCCGACAGCGCCGGGGAACTGCACGTCGTTGCGTCCTCCAGCGAGCGAGCCGACCACATCCAGATGCTGCAACTCGGCGCCGGCTCCGGGCCCTGTATCGAGTGTTTCACCACGGGCCTTCCCGTGAACGTCGACGACATCGGTACCGCTGCCACCGCCTGGCCCGACTACTACCGAGCGGCCCGTCGACAGAACGTTCGCGCGGTGCACGCTCTGCCTCTCCGCCTCCGCGATCACACCATCGGCGCGATGAGCATCTTCTCCGAACAGACCGGCGACTTTTCCGACCAAGACGCGGCCCTCGCGCAAGCTCTCGCTGACGCCGCCACCATTGCAATCCTGCAGATCCGCACCCGCGACACCCAACGTCGCACCGAGGAGCAGTTGAAGATCGCGCTGGAGAGCCGCGTCCTCATCGAACAGGCCAAGGGGATCGTCGCCGGAGGGCGCAAGATCCCCGTCGACGACGCCTTCGAACTCCTCCGGAGCTACGCGCGCGCGAATCAGGCGAAACTGCACGAGGTCGCCCAGCTCGTCGTCGACCACCGGCTGACGCTCTGACTCTCTGACGTTCCGCTCGGTAGGGTGACCGTCATGGATCCCTACGGCCTGCCGCGCTTCGCGGGCGACGACGCGCTGGCCCGGTGGACCGACCACTCCCGCATCGAGACGCGCACCGTGCGTGTCTTCACGAGCGGGCCGCTCACCGCGACGGTCATCTCCCACCCGGGCGTGTGGGACCTCATCGTGAGCGACGGCCGTGGCGGGGTCGCGTTCTCCGTCCTGCCGCCCGACGAGATCGCGGCAGCACTGCGCGCCCTCGAGTAGCGGCGGTCACTCCGGCCCTGCCGTCGGCTGCTCCTCCGGCAGAAGACGTCGAACCCCTCCACGGGCGAGCATCAGGACGATGATCAGCGCGGTCACCTGGAAGAAGCCGCCGAGGTACACCGAGTCGCCGAACACCAGCGCGACGAGTTCGAGCACGAGGAACTTGCTGCCGGGGAGCACGAGCAACAGCACGACGACGTTGGCAATCCGCACGACGGGGAGCCGCGACATCCGGATTCGTTCTATCGTGCGTTTTTTGACCAGCAGCACGACCTCGAGCACGACCTTGAGCAGGATCGCCGTGAGGAGCGCCAGCACGAACGTCTCCGAGATCACGGCAGGGAAGATCTGCGTGAACAGGCCGAGCACGACCAGGTACACGAAGACGTCGACAAGATCGATCGCTCGGATCCGCACGGGACGAGTGTACTGCGGCCCGTTTCGACGTCTCAGTTGACTTGTGCGGACACTCCTTCAGTGCCGGCGGATGCCGCGACCTCGCGACTGCGGCGGGTGACGAGCCACGACCCGGAGAGCACGAGTGCGAAGCCGACCACGGTCCAGACGGTGACCCGCTCCCCCAGCACGAGCACGCCCGCGATGATCGCGACGGCCGGGTTGACGTAGGTGATCGTGGTCGCCTTGACCGGGCCGATCTCGGCGACGAGGCCGACCATCAGCAGAAACGCGAGGGCGCTGCAGACGACCGCGAGCACGATGATCGATCCGGTGACCTGCGCCGAGGGCCAGGCCGTGGGCCAGCTCTGCGTGAGAACGACGACCGGGACGTAGATGAGCGCGGCCCCGGCCAGCGAGACCGCCACGACGCCGACGCCAGGCAGGTCCGGCATCCATCTCGACAGGATCGCCGGACCCACCGCGTAGCCGACGACCACGACGCCCATCTCGAGCACGCTCGGCAGATCGGAGCCGCCGACGTCGAGCCCGACCAGGCCGGCCACACCGAGCATGCCGATCGCGATGCCGAGCCAGTTCATCCCGGTGAGCCGGGCGGGCCGCCCCATAAAGAACGCCACCGCGACGCCGGCCAGCGGCACGGCCGCGAGCAACAGCCCCGCCGTCGAGCTCGGCAGGGTGCGCTCGGCCGAACTCAGGAAGTACCACGGCACCACAATCTCGACGACCGTGTAGGCGAGCATCGGCTTCCACCGCCGCAGCACGGTGAGAACCTCGCGCCGGAAAACCGCGAGCGGGATCAGCAGAACCGCCGCGAGCGCCGAACGCGCGAACACGACCATGGCCGGCTCGAGTTCGCCGACCGCGACCTTGATGAACAGATACGGGATGCCCCAGGCGATTCCGAGGCCGGCAAAGAGGAGGAGTCCGCGGCGAGTCACGGATCTATTGTGTCCCCGTCATCCGACACGAACAGGGCTCGGGATGCCGCAGGCAGAACCTCGACGAAGAGTGGCAGTTCTGCGTGGTCGGCCGGGGTCACGCCGCCAGGTGGAACGTCGTCGCGAACCGGTCGAGCAGCGCGCCGCGGCCGTGCAGCACCTCGACGACGCCGGTCGCGATCGCCCGGTCGGCGGCGAGCTCGCCGGAGATGACCCGACGGATACCGGGACCCGCCGCGAAAGCGAGGTCGGCGGGGCCGTCGCCTCGGCTCACGTCGAGCGTCCTCCCGTCGACGCGGATGAGCAGCTCGGCCTCCCCGACGCGTGCCGCGTACGCGGTCGCGGGAAGCTCGGCCGCGATTCCCGCGCGGAAGGCGGAGCGCAGGTCCATCGTCATCGAGTCGGGGGTGATGACCTGCTCGTCGCGTGGGTCGTCGAGCGCCTTGAATCCCCACGCCCCGAGCGCGAGCACGACCGGCTCGAGCTCGTGGCCGTAGGGGGTCAGCTCGTAGACGATGACGCGCGAGCGCGGCGCCCGACGCAGCACGCCGGCCGCCTGCAGCTCTTTGAGCCGCGCCGCGAGGACGTTGCTCGGGATCCGGGGAAGTCCCGCGGCGAGTTCGCCGTAGCGGCGCGGACCGACGAGGAGGTCGCGGACGATGAGCAGCGCCCAGCGCTCGCCGATGAGCTCGAGGGCGCGCGTGACGCCGCCGTACTCCCCGTAGTCGCGGGCCGCCATCGGCCTCAGGCCTGCTGATTCGCGAAGGCCTCGGGGCCCTGCTCGGCGGCGACCGGGTCCATCCAGCCGAACTCGAGGAAGTTGCCGTCGGGGTCGGTGAGCTGGCGCTGGTACATAAAGCCGTAGTCCGAGGCCGGACGAGGCTCCGCTCCGCCCGCGGCGATGCCGTCGACGGCAGCCTTGTCGACCGCCTCGCGGCTGTCGAGGAAGATGGCGGTCGACACCGTGGGGTTCACGGCCGGGTCGCCGATGGGCAGGTCGGTGAAGGTCTGGAAGAACTCGCGCACCAGGATCATGAAATAGTTGTGGCCCTCGTCGACGACGACGCACGCGGCGTTGTGGTCGGTGAAGGCCGGGTTGATGGTGAAACCGAGAGCGGTATAGAACGCCTTCGCGCGTTCCAGGTCGGTCACCGGCAGGTTGACGAACATCTGGGCCATTGTGGTCTCCATCTCGTGGGTTCGATATATGAACGACACCACACTTGCAAAAAACAAGTAGCCGGTCAAGACCCCCTCGGAACGGCGGGCTAGTCGCCGCTGTGCGACTCCTCGAACCAGACGGCGATGTTCGGGCTCATAAACAGCGACAGTTGCAGGTCGCCGGCCGTCGCGAAGTCGACGAAACCGCCGCCGAGCAGGGCGGCCGCTGCCAGCCGCGTCTTCAGGGCGGGTACGTCCTGCGACGGATGCAGCACGTACTGCTTGCCGCCGAACCGGATGCGGTGGGTCGTCACGCCGCTCATCGGTCGGCCCCCACGGCGGCAATGCCCGCCGGTTGGTGCACGAGGGCCCCGAGACGCGCGACCGCATCGATCTCGTCCTCCCCGGCGAGGATCATCACGACGACGGTCACCCCGGCGCGGCGGAACTCGTCGATCCGGCCCTGAATCTGCTCCGCGGACCCGACGAGCGCGAGCGCTTCGATCCACGCGTCGGGCATGTCGGCGACGAAGGACCGATACGAACGGGCCGCCAATCGGGCGAACCTCAACTCGTCGGCGAAATCCAGCCCCACGAGCGCCGCGTCCCAGTCGGGTTCCTCCAGCACGGCCAGCGTGGCGCGCGCCTCGGCGACGGCCTCCTCGCGACACTCCGCGTGCGCGGTGACCTGGGCGACCGCGACCCGCGTCGGCGCGAAGACCGTCGCGAGCGCCGCGAACGAGGGCGACGACAGGTACGGGAGGACGACCCCGTCGCCGTCGACCTCGACCGACGAATCGTGGAAGACCAGCGGCGGCTCCTCGACGCACTCGTCGAGGGCGACGGAGAAGTTCACGCCGGAGCTCACCGAGACGTCGATCTCGCCGCCGTTGAGGAGGTGGCGGATCGTCCGCGCGTGCTCGGCAGCGACACCGGCCGCGCCGGATTCCTCGGCGGAGAGGCCCGGCTCGTAGTAGAGCGAGCCCGCGTCGGCCGTGACCGCGGCGAGGAGCCGGTGCGGGAAGATGCGCGCCAGAGCAGCGAGCTCGAGCGACGTGCTGACCGGGTTACGGGCCGGGCAGGCGAGTAACCGCACGCCCACCGTCAGCGTCGACGTGACCGAGAGGATGACGCACGCTTGCGCGACGACCCCGCGGTGGAACGGTTCCTCGACCACCCAGACCTCGCTGAATCCCGAGGACTCTGCCGTGCGGGCGAACGATGCGATCTGTGTCGGATGAATACTGCGGGGAAGAACGACCCCGATGTTTCGAGCCATGCGTAGCTGCTTCCAAGTGCCGGAATAGTCGCCGGTTCGGGCCGGCGGAACGATGGTCCTGTGGCGTGTGGAAGCGGTGACGCCGCGGACCTGGTGAACCGACTCGGCCCATCGGAGCTGGCTGCCCTAATGGTGAGTCGAATTCTATTTTGACGGCTGTCATTATTTTTTCACTAGGTGTTGTGGTGTTACAGCCCGCCTGATAGGCCCGGGCGGACTACTCGCCGTTGTACTCGGCGTCCGTGATGTGCTCTGCCCAGGTGGTGGTCGCCGCGGCATCCTCGGCGTTCTGGATCATGGCGATGTGCTCCATAAAGACTCCGGGAGCGGCGGCGTGCCAGTGCTCCTGGCCGGGAGGCGTGTACAGCGTCTGGCCGGGGTGCACCTCGATGATCGATCCGTCGCGGGTGCCGAAGCGGCCGATGCCCTGGGTGACGCGGAGGTACTGGCCGTGCTGGTGCGAGTGCCAGGCCGTGCGGGCGCCGGGGGCGAACCGTACGGTCGCGACGACCATGGTCTGGTCCGGCTCGTGCGGGAGGGCGATCGGGTCGAGCCAGACGTCGCCGGCGAACTGGGCGGGCGGGTTCTTCGAGGTCGGGATGGCGGGTTCGATGTTCATGGGATTTCTCTACTTCGTTTCGGTGAAGA
Encoded here:
- a CDS encoding MFS transporter: MADTDETPAAAASAPVYEPPTGGGRTFAQILVNTAVANVTTSFLWFALTFWVYLETRSVLATGIIGGAYMLLVAVCSMAFGTIVDRHRKHQVMVFAGAVTLVSFAISFGLYTAFPESVLLDLGGPMFWLFSGVILFGAVVENMRNIALSTTVTLLIPVDRHANANGLVGTVQGLAFMVTSVFSGLAIGLLGMGWTLIIAIALSAAALVHLLFLRVPEERPHQDGERQPLIDLRGSITAVRAATGLFALIIFSTFNNLIGGVYMALMDPYGLELFPVEWWGVILGITSTGFIIGGLLVAKFGLGRNPIRTMLMLVILMGVLGALFTIREWWWLYAAGIWLYMTLIPAVEASEQTVIQKVVPFRTQGRVFGFAAAFESAAAPVTAFLIAPIAEFLIIPFMNSDDGRSSLGWLLGDGQARGIALVFLVAGIVMVLAAVGAFFTRSYRIISAQYLGQDDAADAVGPTVDAGQDATH
- a CDS encoding LLM class flavin-dependent oxidoreductase; its protein translation is MARNIGVVLPRSIHPTQIASFARTAESSGFSEVWVVEEPFHRGVVAQACVILSVTSTLTVGVRLLACPARNPVSTSLELAALARIFPHRLLAAVTADAGSLYYEPGLSAEESGAAGVAAEHARTIRHLLNGGEIDVSVSSGVNFSVALDECVEEPPLVFHDSSVEVDGDGVVLPYLSSPSFAALATVFAPTRVAVAQVTAHAECREEAVAEARATLAVLEEPDWDAALVGLDFADELRFARLAARSYRSFVADMPDAWIEALALVGSAEQIQGRIDEFRRAGVTVVVMILAGEDEIDAVARLGALVHQPAGIAAVGADR
- a CDS encoding GAF and ANTAR domain-containing protein → MSTTERETRLAAMFVTLADVADSDAGIVEVLHELSLATLTIPAVGDTGILLADSAGELHVVASSSERADHIQMLQLGAGSGPCIECFTTGLPVNVDDIGTAATAWPDYYRAARRQNVRAVHALPLRLRDHTIGAMSIFSEQTGDFSDQDAALAQALADAATIAILQIRTRDTQRRTEEQLKIALESRVLIEQAKGIVAGGRKIPVDDAFELLRSYARANQAKLHEVAQLVVDHRLTL
- a CDS encoding winged helix-turn-helix transcriptional regulator, with the protein product MAARDYGEYGGVTRALELIGERWALLIVRDLLVGPRRYGELAAGLPRIPSNVLAARLKELQAAGVLRRAPRSRVIVYELTPYGHELEPVVLALGAWGFKALDDPRDEQVITPDSMTMDLRSAFRAGIAAELPATAYAARVGEAELLIRVDGRTLDVSRGDGPADLAFAAGPGIRRVISGELAADRAIATGVVEVLHGRGALLDRFATTFHLAA
- a CDS encoding VOC family protein, translating into MAQMFVNLPVTDLERAKAFYTALGFTINPAFTDHNAACVVVDEGHNYFMILVREFFQTFTDLPIGDPAVNPTVSTAIFLDSREAVDKAAVDGIAAGGAEPRPASDYGFMYQRQLTDPDGNFLEFGWMDPVAAEQGPEAFANQQA
- a CDS encoding nuclear transport factor 2 family protein produces the protein MPSPLELLASNLHDVFGNRDAAARRRAIETIYTDDVVFTDPEESVTGWDAVEAKAAALLDGAPAEFEFADDGIAYTGADAGALAWTFGPSGSPVARGIDLITVRDGRIAELRTLLHE
- a CDS encoding MaoC family dehydratase, translating into MTTDFLPPLHERHFEDYPVGLVAEFGPARVSDAEIVAFATAFDPHAMHTDAEAARSGPFGGLIASGWHTTAVMMKLMVDNFLNERTSLGSPGVDELRFPLPVRAGDELTARFTVVAARPSASKPDRGLLHTRIELSNQRGEVVMTQVMMNLVRRRDLG
- a CDS encoding (R)-mandelonitrile lyase, encoding MNIEPAIPTSKNPPAQFAGDVWLDPIALPHEPDQTMVVATVRFAPGARTAWHSHQHGQYLRVTQGIGRFGTRDGSIIEVHPGQTLYTPPGQEHWHAAAPGVFMEHIAMIQNAEDAAATTTWAEHITDAEYNGE
- a CDS encoding DUF4287 domain-containing protein produces the protein MSDPFTFLKEKTGRAMPEWIGVVEASGLTSHRDILNWLKTEHGLTHGFANGIALAFRNRDASVTEDDLVAAQYDGAKGALRPVYERLVAAAMELGDDVEIVPKKTGVSLRRSKQFALIEAPSAVRVQLGLQLKGEPVTDRLLAGNAMCSHRVNVTAVDEIDDELLGWLREAYERG
- a CDS encoding EamA family transporter; translated protein: MTRRGLLLFAGLGIAWGIPYLFIKVAVGELEPAMVVFARSALAAVLLIPLAVFRREVLTVLRRWKPMLAYTVVEIVVPWYFLSSAERTLPSSTAGLLLAAVPLAGVAVAFFMGRPARLTGMNWLGIAIGMLGVAGLVGLDVGGSDLPSVLEMGVVVVGYAVGPAILSRWMPDLPGVGVVAVSLAGAALIYVPVVVLTQSWPTAWPSAQVTGSIIVLAVVCSALAFLLMVGLVAEIGPVKATTITYVNPAVAIIAGVLVLGERVTVWTVVGFALVLSGSWLVTRRSREVAASAGTEGVSAQVN